In one Sander lucioperca isolate FBNREF2018 chromosome 7, SLUC_FBN_1.2, whole genome shotgun sequence genomic region, the following are encoded:
- the si:ch211-127m7.2 gene encoding uncharacterized protein si:ch211-127m7.2 isoform X2: MSERHRRALPPWMAKKEENVKKEPLKSRRKQKTTRAAFYCMNEKELVEAAVSYLTNAACADVDLLTDQKVEDKAIAKPVTLEEESSDCGDASEKTYVSETDLDITEVETLPYTKSPQHQGPGGQESGPVQDRGGLVNVGLEAEEKEEHSQMPTEAAEEDDAMRLVREIFFT; encoded by the exons ATGTCAGAAAGGCACCGCCGGGCGCTGCCGCCATGGATGGCGAAGAAGGAAGAGAACGTGAAAAAGGAGCCGCTGAAGAGCAGGAGAAAACAGAAAACTACACG GGCTGCTTTCTACTGTATGAACGAGAAAGAGCTGGTAGAGGCAGCTGTTTCATATCTTACCAACGCTGCCTGCGCGGACGTGGATCTCCTGACTGACCAAAAG GTTGAAGACAAG GCGATAGCAAAGCCGGTGACTTTAGAGGAGGAGTCCTCAGACTGCGGTGATGCCTCGGAGAAGACATATGTTTCAGAAACAGACTTAGACATTACAGAGGTGGAAACATTGCCGTACACTAAGAGCCCGCAGCATCAGGGACCTGGGGGTCAGGAGTCAGGACCAGTACAGGATCGTGGTGGTCTTGTGAATGTTGGACTGGAGGCTGAGGAAAAAGAGGAGCACTCACAGATGCCGACAGAGGCAGCAGAGGAGGATGATGCTATGCGGCTTGTGCGAGAAATCTTTTTCACCTGA
- the si:ch211-127m7.2 gene encoding uncharacterized protein si:ch211-127m7.2 isoform X1 has protein sequence MSERHRRALPPWMAKKEENVKKEPLKSRRKQKTTRAAFYCMNEKELVEAAVSYLTNAACADVDLLTDQKVEDKAVDNLVKIRENTATSKAIAKPVTLEEESSDCGDASEKTYVSETDLDITEVETLPYTKSPQHQGPGGQESGPVQDRGGLVNVGLEAEEKEEHSQMPTEAAEEDDAMRLVREIFFT, from the exons ATGTCAGAAAGGCACCGCCGGGCGCTGCCGCCATGGATGGCGAAGAAGGAAGAGAACGTGAAAAAGGAGCCGCTGAAGAGCAGGAGAAAACAGAAAACTACACG GGCTGCTTTCTACTGTATGAACGAGAAAGAGCTGGTAGAGGCAGCTGTTTCATATCTTACCAACGCTGCCTGCGCGGACGTGGATCTCCTGACTGACCAAAAG GTTGAAGACAAGGCAGTAGATAACCTTGTGAAAATAAGGGAGAACACTGCCACTTCCAAGGCGATAGCAAAGCCGGTGACTTTAGAGGAGGAGTCCTCAGACTGCGGTGATGCCTCGGAGAAGACATATGTTTCAGAAACAGACTTAGACATTACAGAGGTGGAAACATTGCCGTACACTAAGAGCCCGCAGCATCAGGGACCTGGGGGTCAGGAGTCAGGACCAGTACAGGATCGTGGTGGTCTTGTGAATGTTGGACTGGAGGCTGAGGAAAAAGAGGAGCACTCACAGATGCCGACAGAGGCAGCAGAGGAGGATGATGCTATGCGGCTTGTGCGAGAAATCTTTTTCACCTGA